The genomic region CATGGAAAAATTCATGCTCAAAATCATGTATGATATCCCGGATATGGAAAAAGTCAGTGCCTGCCGCGTGACAGCGGATGTGGTTTCCAAAGGCAGCGAACCGAAATATACCATGGTTGGAAGCACCAGCCGCAAAAAGGCTGCCAGCTCCGGATAAGGAATGGGTGGTGAAACGCGGTCCACTGCTGCTGTTTATCCTGCTGACGGCGCTAAATGCATCCGCATGTATCATACGTGATGCCGAACTCAGGATCCGTAACCGGACCGCCTCGGAGATTTGGGTCAGCGTGGACGATGCTGAGCCACGCAAAATCAGTGAGTGGGCAAACTGGTCAAAGTTTTTTCAGGAGACGCGGCAGGTAAGCGTCAGTTGGATTGGAAACTTTGTTTTCCCCCAAACTGAAAAGCTGAAAATCAGATCCGGCCTGCTTTCCAGCCTGGAAATCAAACCCTCAGGCGGAGCAATCATTCTCAACAATGACGGCTCCAAGCCCCTTCTGGAGGTATATCTTTCCCCCTCCGAAGATTTGGACTGGGGTTCAAACAAACTCGGCGGGACCATATCCGAAGGGCAAAACGCTCTTTGGACCCTCACTGAAGGCTTTTGGGACATCAAACTTGTGGATTCCCAACATCAGGAATTCTTTAAATATCGAATGGACGTCGCCCTGAACCAAGGAAGCGACCTCAACTTTTCGGATTTTGGCAAAGCCTGGGAGGAAAGTCAAGAACCTTCACCCTGGGAAAAGCTCTCCAACAAACCTGTAACCAACATAGAAATCAAGGATATGCCATGAACTCCAAGATTACCTCACCCCGTCGCGAACGCCTGGCTGAACTGCTTTCAGACAGTGAAGGCGTCATCATTTTCGCCAATTCCAAGCCCAAACTACAAAGATTCCTCCAGGACAAGAATTTTCTTTATTTCACCGGCTTGAACCACCCCGAACTCATCTATTTTGGCATGAAGTTCAACGGAAGATTCATCGAAACTCTTTTCATCGAACGCAGCGAACCCGACCGCATCGTTTGGGAAGGTGAAAAACTGAACGCAGCCCAAGCCACCCAGATCAGCGGCATTGCCAGCATACTGCATCTGGACGAATTTTACTCTCAACTTTCCATGTCTGGAGCTTATTTGAAAACCATCCACACCAACCTGGGATTCGCCGAGCTGAACAAGCCTCCCACGCTGGCCATGCACATGTTGGAGCCGCTGCGCACCAGGTTTCCCCAAATCGGCATCAGGCAGCTCAACGAACTCATCGCGCCTTTGCGCAAGGTGAAGGATGAGTGGGAAATCCAGCAACTCCAAAAAGCCATCGACGTCACCGGAGAAGGCATTGCGGACATCATGAATTCCGCCCAAGCCGGCATGATGGAATATGAACTTGAAGCCACCCTCTTTTACCGCATGCAGGTGAGCGGATTGCCACATTGGGGATTCGCGCCCATCATCGCTTCCGGATTGAACGCTGCCACTCTGCATTATGAAGACAACAACTGTCGCACCAAAAAAGGCGAACTTGTTTTGATGGACGTGGGCGCGGATTGCAATGGCTACAGCGCGGATATCACACGCTGTTTCCCCATCGGAAAGAAATTCAGCACCCGCCAAAAACAGATTTACCAGCTCGTGCTGGATGTGCAAAAAAAGATTATTGCCATGATTAAACCCGGCGTAAAGCTTTCTCAGCTTAATGAAGCCACGCGCAAAGGCTTGGCAGCCGCCCTCATCAAAATCGGTCTCATCGAAAAAGAAGAGGAAATCATCCGCTACTATATGCACAGCGTTAGCCACTTCCTGGGATTGGACACCCACGATGTGGGAGGTCGTGAATCCGTGTTGGAGCCCGGCAATGTCATCACGGTGGAACCCGGCATCTACATTCCAGAGGAAAAGCTCGGCGTGCGCATCGAGGATGACATTTTGGTCACCAAAACCGGTCACAAGGTGCTCTCCGCCGCCATTCCCAAGGAAATTGCCGACATCGAAAAAATCCGCGCAAAGGTGCAGGTAAAATGAACGGCAACGCCATCTACCCCGGAACTTTTGACCCCATCACCATGGGACACGTGAATGTGCTTGAAAAAGCGGCAAAACTGTTTGAACACGTGATTATTGCAGTGGCAGAATACACCGGCAAGGAAAATCTCTTTAACCTCGAGCAGCGCTTCCAGCTTTGCAAGGATGCGGTGAAACACCTGCCAAATGTGGAAGTTGTCCGCTTCACCGGCTTGGCTGTGGAATTTGCTCAAGCCCAAAACTGCCGGGTCATGATTCGTGGCCTCCGCGCGGTGTCTGATTTTGAATACGAGCTTTCCCTCGCGCTCACAAACACCCGCCTCAATCCCGAAATCGAAACCATTTTCCTGGTTCCTTCCCTGCCTTATATGTATCTTTCATCCTCAATGGTGCGCCAATTGGCGGATCTTGGCTCCGACTTGCGCGAACTTGTGCCCAGAGCAGTGGCGGACGCCCTGGCAGAGAAGGTAAAAAATGCCTAAAAAGGAAGCCATTTCCAAGGACGCGGTCCAGATTTCCGACCGCGCCCTGCCCACCGATGTAAATGCTGAAGCCGGCGTGCTTTCAGCCATGATTATCGATTCCGGCATCGTTAGCAAAGGCATTGAAACCATCAAGGAGGAATACTTTTCCCGCACGGCGCACAAACTCATTTTCCGCGTAATCTGCGAACTTTTCAACGAAAGCATTGAAGTTGACCCCGTCACCCTCGCAGACAGAATGCAGCGAAACAAGGTCTTGGAAAAAGCCGGCGGCATTCCCTACATCAATGAACTGGCAGACTTTGTGATTTCCAGCGCGAACTTTGATTATCACCTGAATATCATGACCGAAAAAGCTTTGCTGAGGCATCTGATTATCGCCTGCAACGGCATCATCGAATCCTGCTACAGCTCGCCCAAACCGGTCAAAACCATCGTGGATGAAGCCGAACAGGAGATTTTCAAAATCGCCGAACTCCCTCAGCACCAGGGTTTTTTGCGTCTGGATGAAATAAGCCCGGAGGTGATTCGAAACATCGATCTCATCGCCACCACCAAAGTGCCTGTGGTTGGGGTCCCCAGTGGTTTTGGCGATCTTGACCGCCTCGCCGGAGGTTTTCGTCCTGGTCAATTCATCATCATCGCGGCCCGCCCTGCCATGGGTAAAACCTCTCTGGCATTGAATATCGCTTCCCACGCGGCTGTGAACCTTGGCAAAAAAGTGGCGGTTTTCACCATGGAAATGTCTTCCGAAGAAGTGGTGATGCGCATGTTCAGCAGCGCCTCGGAAGTGAATATGGACGCCATGCTCAAGGGTTATGGCATGAACGAGGAAAAATTAATCCGCATCATGCAGGCATCCGAAGTTCTTTCCTCCAAACCCATTTATATAGATGAATCCGGCACCAACACACCTTTGGAAATCAGAGCCAAAACCAGACGTCTGGCAGCGGAAATTGACGGATTGGACCTCATCATCATCGACTATCTTCAGCTCATGACCCTGCCCAAAGATCGTGAAAGCAGACAGCAGGAAATCTCCGAAATTTCGCGCGGCTTGAAAATCCTCGCCAAAGACATGAAAGTGCCTGTGGTGGCGCTTTCCCAGCTTAATCGCGCCCTCGAAAACCGCGAAGACAAACGCCCCAGATTGGCAGACCTCCGAGAATCCGGAGCCATCGAACAGGACGCCGACCTCGTCATGTTCATCTATCGTGATGAATATTACAATCAGGAAAAAACCGAAAAACCCGGCATCGCGGAAGTCATCATTGGCAAAAACCGCCATGGCTCAACCGGCTCGGTGGAACTGGGCTTCGTGAGCGAATACACCCTTTTCCGCAACCTCGACACCAGCCACAACCCTCATGATTATTAAGCTCTTCAGCGGCGTTGGCGCCTATGCTATTTTCACGGGTAGAATCCTGAAGCATCTGCCCCATCTGGGCAAACGCCGCCATGAATTTTTAATCCAATTCAAAAAAATCGGCATCGATTCTCTGCCGCTGATTGCCTTCACTTCCCTGTTCACTGGCCTTGTCACCGCGCTGCAACTGGTTTACCAAGGCCGGGGCTACATTCCTGACCATCTTTTCAGCGTCCTCATCGGAAAATCCACCATGATAGAACTGGCGCCTGTGCTCACAGCCTTGGTGCTCACCGGCAAAATCGGCGCCGCCATTGCCGCCGAAATTGGCTCCATGCGGGTTAGCGAGCAATTGGACGCCCTGCAAAGCATGAGCGTGGACCCCCATGAATTTCTCTACCTGCCTCGCGTGGCGGCTGGGGTTTTGGCATTTCCAGCGCTGACTATCGTCGCAAACGTGATTGGCATTGGCAGTGCCTGGTATTTCAACTGGCTGCGCAACGGCATTCATCACCACACTTTTTTCCACAATATGCGTGCCTATTTTGAACCCTTCGATTTGCTCAGCGGCCTCGTCAAAGCCACCGTGTTCGGGTTTTTTATCACCACACTGGCTTGTTATTTTGGCGATCGCACAACCGGTGGCGCCGAAGGTGTGGGACGCAGCACCACGCAAACCGTTGTTTATAGTGCCACCTGGGTTTTGGTTCTGGATTTCGTGGTGGCGTTCATCTTGTTGGGCAGGATGTGAAAACCCATCTTTTTCGCTGTAAACACAAAACTGTGGCGCTGTTCTGGGCCTCAGTTTTTTTCTTGAGTTTTTTGGGCATTTTGGGCTGTCAAAAGAAAGCTGAAGCTCCGCCGGAGAAGCCTGCTCCAACTTCGCGGCTCACCGTTTTTGCCCTGCGCCATATCCGGGATTCCGGGTTTGAAACCGCTGTCTTGCAGGACTTTGCCGAAACCCATAACTGCGCCCTGAACCTCATCGTTTTCGACACTTTGCCCCAGCTTTTGGATTCCCTGCGCGTGGATGATGATGTCGCCAACGCGGATGTGGTTCTGGGTTTGGACAGCGCCTTTGCTTTGGCGGATAGCTTGCTGATTCCATTTGAGGCTCTGCCCCGGATTTCGCTCGCCGAAATCAATTACGAGATTCCCAAGGACCCCGGACAGCGGCTCATCCCCTACGCAACCGCAAACCTGGCTTTCATCTATGATTCCAAGCGTTTTCCAGAGCCTCCCCGCTCTTTTGGCGAGCTGCAGGATTCCCGCTTCCATCAACAATTGGCGCTCTACGACCCGGCTTTTTCCGGCTTGGGTCGAAGCTCGATTTTCTGGAGCCTTGCCCTTTTCGGCGAAAGCGGCTATGAACAGTTTTGGCAAAGCCTGCGCAAAAATGTTTGCCAGATTTGCCTTGACCACGATGAAGCTCTCAGCGAGCTCCGACAGGGCAAATGCGGTCTCATCCTGGGTTATGGTTCCACTCCGGCTTGGATTGCGGATTTTTTCCCCACCGAAAGCCATATTCGGGCGTCTCAACCCCAGGAAGGCAGTTTTTGCCACACCGAATATGGAGCCCTTTGCACAGGTTCCCAAAATCGCGAGATGGGCATCAAGCTTTTGGAACACCTCATCACGCCTCAGGCCCAACAGCATGTGATGTTCAAACTGGGAATGATGCCCACGAACGGGCGCACCCCGGTTTCAGGAAATTTTGCCCGCTTGCCCTGGGTGACCTACTGCCTGAACAGCAGGCTGGACAAGCAGGAAATCCTTCCCCAGCTTGAACTTTGGCTGCGTATTTGGCAAGACCAAATCAAAAGCCTCCCCGGATTATGATTCTGCCGGATTCCCAACTCCATGTGGTGCTTTTTGAACCGGAAATCCCGGCAAATACAGGCAACATCGGGCGCCTCTGTGTGGGCACAAATAGCGTTCTTCACATCGTTCAACCCTGCCGTTTTCTTTTTACCGACAAAGCCCTAAAACGCGCCGGACTGGACTATTGGGAACACCTCCAGCTCAAAATGCACCATAGTTTGGAGGAAGCTTTGGAATCCTGCCCACCCCAAAAGATTTGGTATTGCAGCACCAAAGCCAGCCGCAGCTATCTGGACGCTGATTTCCAAGCCGGCGACCACCTCGTTTTCGGTCCCGAATCCCGTGGCCTGCCAGAAAGCGTTTTGGACAGCCACCCCAGCCAGACAATCACCATCCCCCAAAACCCAAATATCCGCTCTCTTAACCTCTCAAACGCCGTCTCCATTGTCCTCTACGAAGCCATCCGCCAGATTGCCTTTGCCCGGCAAAACTGAAAGCCTGCCACATTCGTCACTTCGACCCGCGCGAGAAATCCAGGCCAGAAAAGGTTTAGGGTTCTCGCAGATTGGCGCTGAAAAAACGCGGATTCAGCAGATTAATTTCATACGGATATAACGGATTTCACGGATTGAACGGATGAGAACGTTTTCTGAATAACCCAGTCTCTTTGTCACTTTGTTACCCATTAAAAATCCCCTTTTCATCATCCCCATCCTGTGTATCCCTAATCTATTCAAAAAATCTGCGGAATCGGCGTAATCTGCGTGAACCCCTCTGCGGAATCGGCGTGAACCACCTCGCCACCCGGGGGTGAAGACAGGTTAATTGGTGAATTTGGAGAATCATTAAAACCTTAAACGCCTGTTTGCAACCTGAACACAATCCAAACACAT from Candidatus Cloacimonadota bacterium harbors:
- a CDS encoding thiamine ABC transporter substrate-binding protein; this encodes MKTHLFRCKHKTVALFWASVFFLSFLGILGCQKKAEAPPEKPAPTSRLTVFALRHIRDSGFETAVLQDFAETHNCALNLIVFDTLPQLLDSLRVDDDVANADVVLGLDSAFALADSLLIPFEALPRISLAEINYEIPKDPGQRLIPYATANLAFIYDSKRFPEPPRSFGELQDSRFHQQLALYDPAFSGLGRSSIFWSLALFGESGYEQFWQSLRKNVCQICLDHDEALSELRQGKCGLILGYGSTPAWIADFFPTESHIRASQPQEGSFCHTEYGALCTGSQNREMGIKLLEHLITPQAQQHVMFKLGMMPTNGRTPVSGNFARLPWVTYCLNSRLDKQEILPQLELWLRIWQDQIKSLPGL
- a CDS encoding tRNA (cytidine(34)-2'-O)-methyltransferase; translated protein: MILPDSQLHVVLFEPEIPANTGNIGRLCVGTNSVLHIVQPCRFLFTDKALKRAGLDYWEHLQLKMHHSLEEALESCPPQKIWYCSTKASRSYLDADFQAGDHLVFGPESRGLPESVLDSHPSQTITIPQNPNIRSLNLSNAVSIVLYEAIRQIAFARQN
- a CDS encoding aminopeptidase P family protein, with the translated sequence MNSKITSPRRERLAELLSDSEGVIIFANSKPKLQRFLQDKNFLYFTGLNHPELIYFGMKFNGRFIETLFIERSEPDRIVWEGEKLNAAQATQISGIASILHLDEFYSQLSMSGAYLKTIHTNLGFAELNKPPTLAMHMLEPLRTRFPQIGIRQLNELIAPLRKVKDEWEIQQLQKAIDVTGEGIADIMNSAQAGMMEYELEATLFYRMQVSGLPHWGFAPIIASGLNAATLHYEDNNCRTKKGELVLMDVGADCNGYSADITRCFPIGKKFSTRQKQIYQLVLDVQKKIIAMIKPGVKLSQLNEATRKGLAAALIKIGLIEKEEEIIRYYMHSVSHFLGLDTHDVGGRESVLEPGNVITVEPGIYIPEEKLGVRIEDDILVTKTGHKVLSAAIPKEIADIEKIRAKVQVK
- the dnaB gene encoding replicative DNA helicase, translated to MPKKEAISKDAVQISDRALPTDVNAEAGVLSAMIIDSGIVSKGIETIKEEYFSRTAHKLIFRVICELFNESIEVDPVTLADRMQRNKVLEKAGGIPYINELADFVISSANFDYHLNIMTEKALLRHLIIACNGIIESCYSSPKPVKTIVDEAEQEIFKIAELPQHQGFLRLDEISPEVIRNIDLIATTKVPVVGVPSGFGDLDRLAGGFRPGQFIIIAARPAMGKTSLALNIASHAAVNLGKKVAVFTMEMSSEEVVMRMFSSASEVNMDAMLKGYGMNEEKLIRIMQASEVLSSKPIYIDESGTNTPLEIRAKTRRLAAEIDGLDLIIIDYLQLMTLPKDRESRQQEISEISRGLKILAKDMKVPVVALSQLNRALENREDKRPRLADLRESGAIEQDADLVMFIYRDEYYNQEKTEKPGIAEVIIGKNRHGSTGSVELGFVSEYTLFRNLDTSHNPHDY
- a CDS encoding ABC transporter permease is translated as MIIKLFSGVGAYAIFTGRILKHLPHLGKRRHEFLIQFKKIGIDSLPLIAFTSLFTGLVTALQLVYQGRGYIPDHLFSVLIGKSTMIELAPVLTALVLTGKIGAAIAAEIGSMRVSEQLDALQSMSVDPHEFLYLPRVAAGVLAFPALTIVANVIGIGSAWYFNWLRNGIHHHTFFHNMRAYFEPFDLLSGLVKATVFGFFITTLACYFGDRTTGGAEGVGRSTTQTVVYSATWVLVLDFVVAFILLGRM
- the coaD gene encoding pantetheine-phosphate adenylyltransferase, which translates into the protein MNGNAIYPGTFDPITMGHVNVLEKAAKLFEHVIIAVAEYTGKENLFNLEQRFQLCKDAVKHLPNVEVVRFTGLAVEFAQAQNCRVMIRGLRAVSDFEYELSLALTNTRLNPEIETIFLVPSLPYMYLSSSMVRQLADLGSDLRELVPRAVADALAEKVKNA